The following is a genomic window from Malus sylvestris chromosome 12, drMalSylv7.2, whole genome shotgun sequence.
atgatatgatattggttccattgcacttagttaagttcttcccaccatgcttagtgtgtgaaggggttcaagaatagcctcacgatgatacgatatatagctatcctcgttgcctacactcacctcatcatatgtatatggattcctcctgagtataagcatgcactgtgtactcccccatgatagggtgaagccggtgtacaagtcataaacgattggatcccaccacggtggaaggccacgaagagatattctaaacatctctcgcttatcaacttaatattggtttggttgagggttttatgtctcatcacatataaacatacattttaatctctattaaaactattttggtcctataacaactattggtccatctcattgttttagttgtacataatactcccactatgcttttaaaacgatttttaaagcaagagtatatgatactactaacataaactttgcattcatttgatggactacatagttgccttagggcctaaggatgattatgaacctttgtttagattcaacacgagccttgtgttgaacctcagtctaggaatgaagattgattttagttacgcgtttaatcacattaaggcgtgttgtcttatgggcgttggacccaactacttcattttcatgcatatcgtataaagcaagaaagaagtacttcaaagtaaaggtgagcttatgctcattacaacatttgcatataacaaattactttaaagtaaagaagagcttaagcccttttacaacatttgatcaaatcaaattacaaccaaaatttaatctacacattcccatggttcaaacaaatttgaaacgcctttcacatagctcaattatattaggcttaggttcataatcaccctttaattaattaacactttaactaattaattgaatgcaacattttcatttggtttttgtatccataaaattgatttaaatggagctaaacaaaatgaaaatccaattctcatttaaagagacaaaacaattttgttctcatcctatttgggccatcttgcaattaacctcaacttttgggccatattgcaaatacaaaaacttttggggtcactttgtataatacacaaaagtcacaacttcatgtaaatacaactagaacccaaacttttaataatgcaaaaacatcattaaaggaacaaaacaatttgtcctttagcgtttttggacctaaacgtaaaaacgtaaacttttgggccaaagtgcaaatacacaaaagtatcaaaactttatgtaattgcataaaagccccaaaagtactccctttgagggagtggctggttttagggagggataaggttggtgtgtgtgttgatttgtgagttttgtcaaaaacatgcaagtgtatgtaagataagatatgtttttgaaataattcaaacacaattatttcaatcatcatttatacaaatatctaacactttaaatacataataaatcatttaaaaaacatatcacatatactttatgaaataattcaaaactttgaatcaatacaccaaacctttttgttcttggcaagaacatcaagaacaatgaagaacatccatgaaaaacccaaatttttccatgaactttttccacccaaaaacattccaaaaccattcttacttaagggaaataacatctaaccaaactagggtacttaggggttccaaagaacacattaaaacacttttaacaagtcaaacaagaacccaaaaatcccccctttgattttggccgaattttcccaaaagcatggcaccaaattttagctccaatattcatgctcatatgaacaacatctacaacatttgagatagcaaattttccaacaaaatttactttcaaagaagcaagaataaagcttgtaacaattacaacttttagatcacaaacttatgaactacaaaacacaaaaggattcaccaactactagacctaggctctgataccacttgaaggaattattttgaaaaacatgttcatttgagcaacatcatatagcatgcaattaacaattaaaaggcggaatcatgcttgtatgtactcaaaaacaaaacatgaccatgaaattcaaagcctagtagattggtgaaccaataatcaactcaaaacaaagtgagttgaaattaatacctttgtagattcctctttgcataagcaaaggctaatcacccaaagagatagggccttcattccttgcttcttagatccatggatttggatggaagaataggttctccaagttcccaaaattgagaacctctaagtctctacaccaaggagagattggatgatgaatgagtgaccttggaggattagatgactagctaatcacctccaaggtgttggcctatttagagagaaaatggagagacaattctcacccattttccccaaaaataaacccttatttcacttaatgaatatttggctataaagtcatttatatagtcacttctttaagtgacctaaataaccaaaaccctaattcattccttatggccggccatttagggatttttgggcttttgggctttaatgaatctttattcattaaattgtcatacaacttaagttaatgggcttgacgttcgaagcccattgggccttaaggtccaaaactatcccgtggtctttaacgaacttattcgtttgattaattaacatattaattaatccttgccataaataattaaaccattcaattaatcttactcatttcatttatttcgtccatctctaccttacacggtgtacgatccattaggttccttttagcgaggtagtgggcgattaaaaccattttacatcgattgtgaattgaaactattttcaattctccctttagtgattacacacgtttagggcttccacaaaccatgagtgacacctagccgtatgtcatggttacccaagctaatcagaagaggtggagaacctattcagtctgggattacaaatgcaatacggtctttctctaatctaatactcttgaccacattgtttggtttgatagtttattttctcatgtctactatccaatgtgtgtcttgtgcttatatgattaccttgaatgtgattaggaacacattcccaaatctcattcatactctggccagagattcaaatcatatcagagagtattctccctcaaacagtttgaaggttagagatcccttgttgcgcattcacttgtctccatagctaagcggcttgaccccaacgatgccgtggacaccctcctggtgggatgactttgacataatcaaagatcaaggtcttaaccacaagacaactatgatgcctcaggtcaaaggactactttgcattatcccaaccatgagttctcatgtgacatggaatatgagaactcttcgttgatcgcgttcagtgaactcattctctattgagcacctaccgcacttgtcttgatgtcacacacaccaatgattcgagactaatcactctccctgagagaagacatagtacgtaccgatcttgacggactgtcaatgcccaattggcaatcctatgatcaggaacgtttaggatgtgtctacgaaagaatggtctcaagaatctaacttcattagattacattctcccaatcacaaattccttggactttattgtttaagcatataacatttatatgagacggctcaaacaataatgtatgccctttatatgtaaaactagattagtttaacatgtgaaatgtccgtaaagtatcatcacatgattggatttagggcacatttccaacagtaaaTTGGTATTAGATTTAATTGTTGTAGTTTTACCTAGGCTCCATGTTCTGGTGTAAACTTGATATAATGCATACAATGCTTTGGTATAAATTTGATACTTTAATGTCTAGCCCATTGATAAAAAgtatatattctacatatataAATGTGTTGGTTTGTGATATATAGGAAGTCAACCAACGATTGATGAGCCCAATAAAATGCTCTCTTTGTTGGCAAAATGTTTTGAAAGTCAAGAAGACCTCATCGGGGAAGTTCGTAAGATAGCATTAATGCAAGGGTTTGCAACCGTTATTAGAAGATCTAAGACAAATACATATGTTGCTATTGGTTGTGATAGAGGTGGGGATTATCAAGCCTCTAAAACTTCACtagatgaaagaaaaaaaaaaaaaactcaggaTCTCGCCTCATAAATTGTCCATTTGAAGTCAGGGGGCGTAAAAAGAAATATGAAGAATTTTGGAAGCTAGAGATAAAAAGTTTATTGCATAACCATGAACTTTCAAATGACATGTGTGGACATCCTTCTTGTCGTCAATTTTCACAAGAGGAAATCTTACGAATTAAAGAAATGAGTAAGGCTGGTATACCACCACACCAAATTCTATCTTCGATTCGGCAAGGCAATCCTCATCTTCAAGTAGTTTCTCGAAACATCTATAATCTAAGAGCTAAGATTGTGAAGGAGAGTCCGGCTGGGCGTCCAGTTATTCAAGCATTATTAGAAGAACTTGGTGAAGGTGGTTTCACTTATAACATTGAGTATGATCATGAAGGCCACTTGACTCATTTGATCTTTGCTCATCCCTTGTCTATAGAGTTGACCAAGAGCTACCCATATGTTTTTGTGATGGATTGCACATATAAGACCAACAAGTATAAGATGCCATTATTGAATATCATAGGAGTTTCAAGTTTCAACACATCCTtttattcttgttttgttttcatgcAAAATGAGAAAGAAGAGGATTATGTGTGGGCTCTAAAAATGTTTAGTAAGATTTTGGGAGTTGATAATCATCCTATGGTGATTATAACGGATAGGGAGTTGGCATTAATGAATGCTATACGCATTGTCTTTCCGAGTACTTCCAATCTTTTGTGCGTGTGGcatattaagaaaaatatacttgCAAATTGTAAAGCTCATTTTGAGGAAGAAGTTGATTGGATTGATTTCATTTCTACTTGGACAATTTTAATCCAATCTCCTAATGAAACATCATTCAATGAAGCTTGGAGTCTTTTTGAAGTTAAGTACGAGGAGAAGAAATTTGTTTTGAAATATATTCTTGGTACTTGGCTTCCATATAAAGAAAAGTTTGTAAGTTCATGGTCAGAGAAAGTTACCCACTTTGGTAACCGTGTTACTTCAAGAGCCGAAGGTGCACATGCAACGCTAAAAAACTATCTTCAAGTTTCAACTGGAGGTCTTCGTGaggtaaaataaaaaatatgccttgctattgaaaatcaatttcaaGAAATCAAAACTCCTCAACTTTCAAGTGAAAAAGTTAGAGTTTCACACAAGTTTCGACTTCCCTTCTTCAAAGAGGTTGTTACTCATGTATCTAGATTTGCATTGAATGAGTTATATAATCAATATGAAGCCTCAAGTTCTTCTGATCTTCCATCTCAATGTAAGGGTCATTTTCTCAAGACAATGGGTCTTCCTTGTGCTCACATGATTAGAGAGATGAATATTGAAGTCTTGCAACTAAATGACATACATCCACAATGGAGGATTGATAGAAGATTGTTTGTCAATGATCGTCATGTAAGCTTGGACAATGAACATGATCAAATAAGTGGCCTTCTATTGGAGTTTAAAAAGTATGAAAAGTTGCCTCTTACTCAAAAAGAGGATACCAAAAGGCAACTTTGTGAATTTATTGATACTTCTCTTCCATTAACTCTTGAGCCTAATGTTAAACCTCACAAAGGTCGTCCAATGGGTtctaaaaatagaaaagaatcaAGCTCTACAAAGCGTGGTCCTTCAAAGTTTGAAATAGAGGAGAAGGCTCAGAAACGTGCTCGACGGGtatgtcattttttttatttatcttttaatattgTCTACTATGGTcatgattatttatatatatgtataacttAATGTTCATTGTTTATAGGTGTGATGAGCATAATGATTTGCCAAAGAAACTTTTTGTTAATAATAGCTTAGATGGGTAAAGAACACATTAAGGTACAtatatttttgttgatttttccccataaaaatactaattaagtttgtaattttctttccttttgttgacatgtttttattttcttgtaggTTGGAGTGCATGGGTTTCATATCTTTTTGTTAATATTGACATCTCCTTTTGAACACAAGATTAAAGGCCAAACATAGTGTAGGCAGAATGTGAAAGCTTGTAATGATATCTGATGTATTTTTTGGGGCATGAGGCTGCTATTATGGGGATTAAAGTGTATGTGGATTGCTTACTAGTATTTTGTACAATTCATGTAACTTATGCATATATGCTATATCATTAGGTAatcgttttatttttatttctataatAGGTGTTTTATACTTGTTTTGGGATCTCTCAGATTAGGCAGTAGAGCTTGAGTTACAAATGGGCATATATGGTTGAgtgttagaaaaaaaaacaagtttaaaataaaaaagcaaaagtattctAAAATTCCAATGGTCAAAAAGTAAAAAGGGTATATATGGAAGAGTAAATAGTAAGATATCAATTAAgtattaaaaaataagaagGGGTGTGGGAAAGGTAAttaagggtgtgtgaaaatcacaacccTAGCTTTTACATTAATCATTTTTATATGGAGTGACTAAAATATAACTGAGAATATTAGGTAGCGCTTACTTTAATGGTTCGGTTAAATCTATAATCgtaatgagagattttaattgaGGAGTTGAAATTGGGGGAAATCACAATTGGATTCCCATTGAAGTCGTTTACTAAAAATTTTTGGAATCGAAGTAAGAAGGGTATTGATTTCAAAATTCGTGTGAGCAAatcacattttttgttttccagTATTTAGTAAAAACTGAAGTTTACAGTAATTAATTAGAATCTAGTTCTACATTTTCATTCCAATTACAATTAGGTAACATGGCATAAATACATTTGTTTGTGATGTAATTAGACGATCAATATATGAATTGTGTTCAGTGGATTGGGggtgaataaaaaaaaacaaaagaattcctgttcttttttattattttttattttttttggaaactgatTAATATATTAAACTAGGGTTGAGCCACGAAGGGTGGAAAGTCAACGGGGGCAAACAAGTTGAGAAAAACAATACAAAGTGAGAGAGGGAATACAACTAAGGTGCCCAAGCCCCTTTCATCAACCCAAACCCATAACAAAAACACTAATTCAGGGGACAAGGTGGGCCATCCTTGTTCAAGATACCAACAAGCAAAGAAGGGGGTCTTTCGACATAGACGTCGCACATCTCCATGCCCTGATGAGACGCCACATAGTCTGCCGCGGAGTTAGCTGATCTTGGACTCAAAACTAGTTGCAAGCTTGAAAGGAGTTCTTCAATGCAAAGATGTAGGAAATGATGGGAAACACCTCCTAGCCGCTATTATCAATCTTTCCCTTAAGGCACAAGATAACCTCCAAGGAATCAGATTCAACGGTAATATTTGAAAACCCCTGTTGAAAAGCCATAAGGCACCCTTCTAGGATTGTTGACTACACATTGGTTGCCTAAATCTGTCTTCACCTAATCGCAATAGACCTATCATCCGAATTCCTCACCACAATACTAAGGAAGCCACCAATCGAACCACTAGTGGGGCTCCTCTTCCAGTTGGCATCAACATTTAACTTAACCAAGTAGGGAGGATGAGGGCTCCAATGTGAAGACGATCGCAAGGTCCTCATAGATAGACAAAGGTTTGCAACGAGCTTTCCAGATAGACAAGCAGGTAGAGGTATCCATAATAGCACCTTGGTCTTCTGTCGATAACATCTCCCTAATAAGATCCAGATTCCAGGAAACATTGTTATGgtccaaaataaaaaacacaatgGTTAAGTCATCCAGCGAGGAGCCCAAAACCGGGATAGGATGCCCCGAGGGGATGGAGGGAACCCATCAATCCACCTACACTCGAGTTTGAGCCCTATTCATGATTTTCCAGTAAGAACCTTGAAACAGCATATCCTTACCTACCAGGATACTTTACCAGGCCCAAAAGGCCATACCCCCATCACCAGGTACACCGAAATGAAGTACCAGTCCTTGAACACTCTAGCCCAGAGGGAGTTGGGCTTATGTAGAAGTCTCCAACACTGTTTGGTAAGAATGGCCAGGTTAAATTCCAGTTTCAAAAGCCCAGCCCCCTATTCTCTTTCACAACCCCTATAGCTTCCTAACTTACCCATTGAATCTAACGTTCACTCGACTTTTGGCCCCACCAGAATCTAGCAATTGTGGCATCAATATCCCTGCACAAAGTATCCAGAAAAAGGAAAACGTTCATGGGATATGAGTGGACAGCGTGGGCAAAAGATTTGATAAAGACCTCCAATCCTACTTAAGATAAAGAAACCGATGTTTCCAACCTTGGACCTTAGCTAACACACTGTCCTTTACATATGTCAGGGTTATGCACTTCGATCTCCCCCAAATGGCAGGAATACCAAGGTAGTAGCCTGGATCCTCCACTGAAGGCATTCCAAGAGACTAAGTCAATTCACTCTTTAATCTCTCTGGTGTGTTATTCCGAAGAACACTGTAGATTTTTGCAAACTCaacttgtaacatcccacatcgcctaagggtgtggatcatgtaagccttatatgtatattcccatctctacctagcacgaggccttttgggagctcactggtttcaggttccatcagaactatgaagttaagcgagttcgcgcgaaagcaatcctatgatggttgacccactgggaagttctcgtgtgagttcccggaaacaaaaccgtaagggcatggtcagggcccaaagcaaacaatatcgtgctatggtggagtcgagcccaggatgtggtgggggcccaggtcgggatgtgacaatttggtatcaaagcataGGTTTAGACAGTCCTGCATTTCCTAGTGTGTTTTAACTCTTGTTTTCTTATATCATAACCATGACACCTCGTAGAAAGCCACGTTCTTCAGCTGAGAATGATTTTCTGGACTTTAGACAGTTTGGCGAGGCTATTGCCAATGCTATTCGGTCTTCACTTTGTCCTGCCCCAAGGAATACTCTGGATATTGTATCTCGCCTCAAGATTAATGATTTCTTTGGTAATGAAGGACCAGAGAAGTCAGAGATATGGTTTGATCATATGGAGAAGACTTTTTGAGTTATACATAGGCAGGGTAATCTTCCCCTAGAGAGATGGGTCGAGACAGCGACCTGGTTCTTTCGATTGGGAGCAGAATCTTGGTGGGATCATGAGAGGAAATCATTATCTGATGAGGATGCTATAAATTGGGATGTTTTCAAGCGGATATTTCAGACTAGATTTGTTCCTCCGGAGTACTTGGATAGTAAGAAAAATGAGTTCATAGATCTAAGACAGGGTAAGATGTCAGCCACTGAGTATCATCGAAGGTTCACTGACTTATCTCGTTATTACCCCGAAACGGCTGCTAATCCTCGGGAGATGCTTCGTTTGTTTAAGAGGGGAACTTGAAAGAAATGGTGTACTATAACAACCTCTACTCCCTGTGCTACTTACCAAGAATTCTTCGAGGTCTTGCTTCAGATTGAAGATTCAGAGAATGCTCCTGacgatgaggatgaggatgtCGGCAGAAATGTCTAGAGGTATAGTAACATGGGTAAATCGTCACTTGGCCTGAGAAGGGATCAGAATTTTAAAAGGAGTTGAAACACTCTAGATCGTCGAACGGGGGTTCTAACTCCGGTACACCTCAAAGAAGAGGTAGATCAACTGGTGGTTCTCGTTTTCAGAATCAAGGGAACTCCAGCAGTTCAGGTGTCGAGTTTTGTCACAAATGTAACACCCATCACTATGGCGAATGTAAGAGAGGAAGCAAAAGATGTTTCACTTGCGAACACACAGGGCATATGGGATATAATTATCCTCAGAATTAGGGAAATTAGCCTACTAATCAGAATCAGAACAATCAGCCTACTAATCTACCACCTGCAATCCCCTTACAACAGTTTCCAACACCTGGTAATCGTCAGCAGATAGGCTATAGTGGAGCTTTCCATTATTAGGGAGATGTAGCCTCATATCAGGGAGTACCATACTAGTATACACCTGAGGTTCCCTACTATTATGGAGGTTATCCGCAATTTCAGGGAGACTATACGCCGTATCAAGGCGGTGGAGCATAAATGTATAATGGAGGGCAGTATCAGAACTTAGACATAACGTCTAGCAGTGGAGGTTCAGGCAGACAGGCAAATCCACCTCCTCAATGCCGGGGTAATCAGGGTCGAGGTAATCAGACTCAAGCAAACAGGGGTCGTGAAAGTAGGCAACAAGTTCAGGGAAGAGTTAACAACATCACCCTACATGATGCTCAGGCTAATCCGGaattgatcatgggtacgttgaatgttCTAGGCCATTTTGCTAAAGTTTTAATTGATTCTGGTGCTACACATTCAGTTATTTCCCATAAGTTTGCTCAAACGACTCAACCACATCCTACTTCACTTGATTACGAGTTGGAATTCTCGATGCCTAGGGGTGAAATCTGTTATGTTAGTTGGGAATATCAAGGATGTCCTATCCTTGTCGAAGATGTGGTCATATAAGCTAATCTTGTTCCTTTGGATATCGTTGATTTTGACGTTATCTTAGGCATGGATTGGTTACACTACAATCGTGCCAGGTTGGATTGTTATGAGAAGGTTGTTACTTTTCACCGACCGGACATGCCTACTGTCACGTTTGTTGGTGAACGTAGTGGTCTAAAGCACGAAGTTATTATGGCCATAAGGGCAAGACGATTGTTGAGTAAAGGTTTTCAAGGTTACTTAGCTCATGTTGTGCTATCAGAAAAGACTACTGCATCTGTGGAAGACGTCAGAGTAGTTAGGCACTTTCTCAATGTTTTTCCCAATGAATTACCTGGTTTACCCCCAGATCGTGAAGTGGAGTTCACCATTGATCTACTTCCAGGTACTAATCTTATTTCCCTTACACCTTACCGTATGGCTCTTGCAGAGTTAAGGGAACTTAAAACTCAGTTgcaagaattggttgataaggGTTTCATTCAACCAAGCACTTCCTTGTGGGGAGCTCCAGTTCTgtttgtaaggaagaaagatggaactttgaggttATTCATCGATTTCAGGCAGCTAAAtcgggtgacgattaaaaaccgttatccgttACCTCGTATTGATGACCTCTTTGACCAGCTAAAAAGTGTTTGTGTGTTCTCAAAGATTGATCTGAGGTCTAGTTATTACCAATTGAAGATCAGAAGCGACGGCATTCCGAAGATAGCTTTCagaactcgatatggtcattatgaatttttagtgatgccatttggattaacTAATGCACCATTAGCTTTCATGAAcctgatgaatcgagtatttcATCCATACCTCGACAGGTTCGTCATTGTTTTCATAGATGACATTTTAGTGTATTCAAAGAATGAAACTGATCATGCCAGGCATCTGCGTTTGGTTCTAAAGACGCTAAGGGCAAATCGGATGTATGCTAAGTTCAgcaaatgtcagttttggttggATCAAGTGTCATTCTTAGGGCACGTGGTATCAGCTCAGGGTGTGCTTGTGGATCCTTAGAAGGTAGGAGTCGTGGAGAATTAGGAACAACCTCGAATAGTTACTGAAGTTCGAAGCTTTCTTGGTCTTGCTGGCTATTATCGATGCTTCGTGAAAGACTTTTCAACCATAGCACTACCTCTGACAAAGTTGACTAGAAAAAAAGTTCCGTTTGTGTGGAGTGATGAGTGTGAGCGGAGTTTCCAGCAGTTGAAGTACCTTCTCACTCACGCACCTGTTTTAACACTTCCCGATGATAGTAAGAACTTCGAGATCTACAGTGATGCGTCTTTGAATGGTCTTGGATGTGTGTTAATGCAGCATGATAAAGTGATTGCTTATGCATCGCGACAGTTAAAGCCCCATGAGAAGAACTATCCTACTCACAATCTCGAGTTGGCAGtgatcatctttgctttgaaaatCTGGAGGCATTATCTTTATGAGGaaaagtgtaagatcttcactgatcaTAAGAGCTTTAAGTATATCTTCACTTAACCATATCTCAACCTCCGACAACAAAGATGGGTAgagttgcttagtgattatAACAGCACCATTAAGTATCACCCGGGTCGTGCCAATTCGGTAGCTGATGCTCTTAGTAGGAAGTCTCATGGTCAACTTAATGCTCTTTATGCTAGTCGCATTCCTCTTTTGACTGACCTAAGATCCACTGGTGTAGCATTGAAAGAGGGTCGGCGGGGAGCCCTAATTGCCAATTTTCAGGTCAGGTCGGTTTTGTTAGATCGTGTTCTCGAAGCCCAGAGGAATGATACAGAATCTCAGGAATTGATATAGGCAGTGTCAGACGGGAAAAAAAATGACCTCTAGATTAGGGATCCTGACGACATGCTTATGCAAGGTGATCAGATGTATGTATCGAATGTTGAGGAACTAAAGAGAGACATATTGGATGAAGCATATATTTCTGCTTATGCAATGTATCCAGGGAGCACGAAGATGTATCATATCATCCAGCACTTTATTATTAgccaggtatgaaaagagaaattgcagaATATGTTAGTCGTTGTGCAATTTTCCAGTAGGTTAAGGCAGAAAGGAAAAAGCCATTCGGATTGCTATAACCACTCCCGATACCTCAGTGAAAATGGGAAGATATTACAATAGATTTCATGTACAAATTACCTCGTACGTGAAATGGTTACGATGGTATCTGGGTGGTAGTtgatcgacttaccaagtcagcaTACTTTATACCTGTTTGTGAGAATTACTCGTTAAGTCAGTTGGCCGAACGGTTCATCCCTAAAAGGGTTAGATACCACGGAGTTCCAGAGTTCCAGTTAGTATTACTTCTGACTGGGATCCTGGGTTTACTTTGAAGttttgggtagcttttcaggaagctttGGGATCGAGATTACTCTACAGCACTgcctatcatcctcaaactaatAGGCAGTCAGAGAGAACTATTCAGACtttggaagatatgttgagatcgtCAGTTCCACAGTTTGGAGAAGCTTGGCACAAGTGCTTACTGTTGATAAAGTTCACGTACAACAACAGCTTCCATTctagtattggtatggcaccatttgaagCGTTGTATAGGAAACCGTGTCGTACTCCACTTTATTGGTCCAAGGTTGGTGAGCGAAttttagtgggccctgagatcGTGGATGAGATGACACAGAACATTCAAGTGATAAaggctaacctgaaagcggcccaagatCGGCAGAAGAGTATCGCAGACAGACATTCTACCGACAGAGTTTATGAGGTTGGTGATTGGGTATTCTTGAAATTATCGTcgtggaaaggtgttgtgcgATTTGGCAAGAAAGGGAACTCAGCCCTAG
Proteins encoded in this region:
- the LOC126592149 gene encoding putative protein FAR1-RELATED SEQUENCE 10; its protein translation is MSKAGIPPHQILSSIRQGNPHLQVVSRNIYNLRAKIVKESPAGRPVIQALLEELGEGGFTYNIEYDHEGHLTHLIFAHPLSIELTKSYPYVFVMDCTYKTNKYKMPLLNIIGVSSFNTSFYSCFVFMQNEKEEDYVWALKMFSKILGVDNHPMVIITDRELALMNAIRIVFPSTSNLLCVWHIKKNILANCKAHFEEEVDWIDFISTWTILIQSPNETSFNEAWSLFEVKYEEKKFVLKYILGTWLPYKEKFVSSWSEKVTHFGNRVTSRAEASSSSDLPSQCKGHFLKTMGLPCAHMIREMNIEVLQLNDIHPQWRIDRRLFVNDRHVSLDNEHDQISGLLLEFKKYEKLPLTQKEDTKRQLCEFIDTSLPLTLEPNVKPHKGRPMGSKNRKESSSTKRGPSKFEIEEKAQKRARRV